A part of Capsicum annuum cultivar UCD-10X-F1 unplaced genomic scaffold, UCD10Xv1.1 ctg4748, whole genome shotgun sequence genomic DNA contains:
- the LOC107855513 gene encoding uncharacterized mitochondrial protein AtMg00810-like produces the protein MMNEFEMSAMGLLHYFLGLEVHQDEDGIFLSQRKYDRDFLIKFSLLNCKPTTTPMKIGEKLQLNDRVEMDDARSFRSLVGGLIYLTHTQPDIAFFVGVISRLYGFTGSDYAGSLDDRRSISAHVFTLGSGVVTWSSKKQATTTLSISEVEYSAATSAACQAIWL, from the exons ATGATGAATGAGTTTGAGATGTCAGCTATGGGTTTATTACATTACTTTCTTGGCCTTGAAGTCCATCAAGATGAGGATGGAATATTTCTATCACAAAGAAAATATGACAGGGACTTTCTCATTAAATTTAGTTTGCTTAACTGCAAGCCTACAACTACACCTATGAAAATTGGTGAAAAATTACAGCTTAATGATAGAGTAGAGATGGATGATGCTAGAAGTTTTAGAAGTCTGGTTGGAGGTTTGATTTACCTAACCCACACTCAGCCCGATATTGCATTCTTTGTTGGTGTCATTTCCAG attatatGGGTTCACTGGTAGTGACTATGCTGGTTCGTTGGATGATAGACGGAGCATTTCAGCTCATGTTTTCACTCTAGGTTCAGGTGTGGTAACTTGGAGTTCAAAGAAGCAAGCTACAACAACGTTGTCAATCTCAGAAGTTGAGTACAGTGCAGCAACTTCAGCAGCTTGTCAAGCCATCTGGCTTTGA